The genome window ccccatcatccccctcacccaTTCTCCTAAAcggaaaccccctccccctcccccaattCCAATCCCTGACCCGCTTCGTCGAACAGACTGACTCCCTCATCGGGGCCCTAACCCCACGCGAGACCCTCCACTTTGCCTCACGGCTCTCAAGCGCGGGGATTAGCAAAAAAGAGAGGCGGGAAAGGGTAGAGGGTCTACTCGGGAGTTTCGGCCTGGTCGAACAAGGCGATGTAGTGGTCGGGACTGTGACAAAAAAAGGGTTGAGCGGAGGGCAAAAGAGGCGGTTGGGGGTTGCAAAGGAGGTTATCACCGGGCCGAGGGTGGTCATACTTGATGAGCCGACCAGCGGGcttgatgggaggggggggtgggaggttgtcaagtttttgagggggttggcgagggagaatAATGTgggtacctaggtactctTCTGGGAGTGGTATGGGAATGATGCTAATTGGGGTGCAGTTGATTATTGTTGCGAGTATACACCAGCCTTCGACCGCGACGTTTGACCTGTTCGACAAGCTGTTGCTCTTGTCAGAGGGCAAGACGCATTATTTTGGttcggtggagggggtgggggggtatTATGAGAGTCAGCTTGGGATGGTCATGCCACGGCATGTTAATCCTGCTGAGTGGTTGCTTGAGCAGACTAATATTGATTATGCCGATGATAAAGAGGCTGCGAGGGCGAGGCTGGAGGAGATGCAGTCTGGCTGGGAGAGGTCGGATTTGAAGAAAAAAttggatgaggatgttgctgctgttgctgctggggcggagaaggggggggatgagctTGTGTTGGGGAATGATGAGGCGAGAGACAAAAGGCCGGGGATGGCGAGTGTGGTTGTGACGCTGGTGCACAGGAGCTTTATCAAGAGTTATCGGGATGTCGTTGCCTATGGGATTAGGTTGGCGATGTATACTGGTATGTGTCCTTCCTTTGGTTGATACAGGAGAAAACTAACAGAGAAAAGGTCTCGCCATAATGATGGGCACAGTCTGGCTCCGTCTGCCAGCCACACAAGACTCCATCATCCCCTTCACCAACTCCATCTTCTACGGCAGCGCCTTCCTCAGCTTCATGGCTGTGGCGTACTGTCCCGCCTACCTCGAAGATTACAACCAGTATGCTAAAGAGAAACGGAACGGGCTCTACGGCGCCACCGCCATGACGCTGTCAAACCTCCTCGTCGGGACACCATatctcttcctcatctcagTCGTCTTCTCAGTAATCAGCTACTGGCTCTCCAACTTCCAGCCTACCGCCAAAGCCTTCTTCACCTGGGTCTTCTGGCTCTTCCTGGACTTGCTTGCCGCCGAAGGACTGGTAGTCTTTATGGCCTCTCTCTTCCCGTCCTTCGTCATCTCGTTGGCGCTGGTTGCGTTTGCCAATGGCTTGTGGATGAGCGTGGACGGGTTCATGGTGCCGCCGGGGACGTTGAATGTCTTTTGGAAATATGTTTTCCATTACTGGGACTATCAAAAGTATGTGTTTGAGAATATGATGATCAATGAGTTCAGCGAGAGAGTGTATACCTGCGCCGAGACGGCGGATGGGTGTCAATGTGAGTATCCAGTATTCTGCATCCTGACATG of Podospora pseudopauciseta strain CBS 411.78 chromosome 7 map unlocalized CBS411.78m_7, whole genome shotgun sequence contains these proteins:
- a CDS encoding uncharacterized protein (EggNog:ENOG503NWQ2; COG:Q), which encodes MNAPSSSSSSSPTMDPESGPSPSHLKNTTLTSLTWSSLSHAISTTPILTSSTGLLRPGELLAVMGPSGSGKTTLLNLLSRRLSPSSPSPILLNGNPLPLPQFQSLTRFVEQTDSLIGALTPRETLHFASRLSSAGISKKERRERVEGLLGSFGLVEQGDVVVGTVTKKGLSGGQKRRLGVAKEVITGPRVVILDEPTSGLDGRGGWEVVKFLRGLARENNLIIVASIHQPSTATFDLFDKLLLLSEGKTHYFGSVEGVGGYYESQLGMVMPRHVNPAEWLLEQTNIDYADDKEAARARLEEMQSGWERSDLKKKLDEDVAAVAAGAEKGGDELVLGNDEARDKRPGMASVVVTLVHRSFIKSYRDVVAYGIRLAMYTGLAIMMGTVWLRLPATQDSIIPFTNSIFYGSAFLSFMAVAYCPAYLEDYNQYAKEKRNGLYGATAMTLSNLLVGTPYLFLISVVFSVISYWLSNFQPTAKAFFTWVFWLFLDLLAAEGLVVFMASLFPSFVISLALVAFANGLWMSVDGFMVPPGTLNVFWKYVFHYWDYQKYVFENMMINEFSERVYTCAETADGCQCMWQTDLADQCLIRGKGVLDQYGYKPGYMGKDVGIMLAIIFGYRLAGWLVLKLKK